One Acropora palmata chromosome 2, jaAcrPala1.3, whole genome shotgun sequence genomic window carries:
- the LOC141874264 gene encoding putative skeletal organic matrix protein 8 — MKLPVKLLMIIAVAFFILLVKVTQARIRKCNRGKSFLWRRYCRYRIRIRPTKPPTTPTTRPATQTIAITQDKCKAIVDKIPIERIEGPICLRLNESQLLTKLQKVGSFNSRYMAINSEEARNFVDLITDQSTPPTNISSFGTQNASQGNQQVLWNITQNLLRQQDQGDDGIHKLSSREVTNMRSCRFQGDPVATSRLRLCTECQASTQLADGAFPPYINEVICGSERFCLRNIGDCQPQRITFTFLRSTGNYAKDDDFDEDFGEDVFPQQMETYDQDIRVCCQCRGFPSIFDQI; from the coding sequence TTGCTTATGATCATCGCTGTTGCCTTTTTCATTCTGTTGGTGAAAGTTACTCAAGCTCGAATACGCAAGTGCAACAGAGGAAAATCGTTCTTGTGGCGGCGTTATTGCAGATATCGTATTCGCATTAGACCAACCAAGCCCCCAACAACACCCACAACTCGTCCAGCGACTCAGACCATTGCCATAACACAAGATAAATGCAAGGCTATTGTGGATAAAATTCCAATTGAACGTATTGAAGGTCCAATATGTCTTCGTCTGAATGAAAGCCAGCTACTGACAAAGCTACAAAAGGTTGGCAGCTTCAATTCTCGTTACATGGCAATTAACAGCGAAGAGGCACGCAACTTCGTTGATTTGATCACAGATCAGTCAACCCCGCCGACAAATATTTCCAGTTTTGGCACACAAAATGCATCACAGGGAAACCAACAAGTTTTATGGAATATTACACAAAATTTGCTCAGACAGCAAGACCAGGGAGATGATGGGATACACAAACTCTCGTCCAGAGAGGTCACCAACATGAGGTCGTGTAGGTTCCAGGGCGATCCCGTCGCCACAAGCCGCCTTCGCCTTTGCACCGAATGTCAAGCATCTACACAGTTAGCGGATGGAGCATTTCCACCATATATCAATGAGGTCATTTGCGGTAGTGAAAGGTTTTGTCTTAGAAATATCGGAGACTGTCAACCGCAAAGAATAACATTCACTTTCCTTCGCTCCACTGGAAATTACGCGAAAGATGACGATTTCGATGAAGATTTTGGTGAAGATGTATTTCCTCAGCAAATGGAGACTTACGACCAAGATATAAGGGTTTGTTGTCAGTGTAGAGGATTTCCatcaatttttgaccaaatttaa